A window of Pomacea canaliculata isolate SZHN2017 linkage group LG3, ASM307304v1, whole genome shotgun sequence contains these coding sequences:
- the LOC112558524 gene encoding uncharacterized protein LOC112558524, translated as MALMTSGRRLLVLTTVLSMGRLVLPAAGLDFHGMEDNCILSFVVPRDKVKSSCDMEERVTRRLNAMETKVALYKQHMQELQEQLQKERQINSERLHQMEERVNRQVKPVQETDGLLQKRILSLEEEVRKLRAAPATSSSSSSFPSSSAFHKEVISNSLRDSEAIVVSGRSLDEQKTLQSLVKALVHSEVKVLLDNYTQYNQVINVVPRVDSTRNWEVQEEGRGEEGGREKTLVADDSHSLTTAPAELRADSTKNLALTDDVTNIVEQINSTRRQITEEVEIIFRNITSGPVVLETTALEKGDESSRKSPDTGEAGSGTVPENLGEVSGVLTFTDADNGPTEHTTQTNLHVPTGEVIVKEVADAPQARMHGKGGKATADGQGQTAVQQGEQQKTDRSQQEESMLRDHSQLLQQNELLKTEIQRILQQKMDEILDLVSKRYAVVQSRLDDQEKRLQQLEQRMTDSVKQLEESVKGLQLEMTSASQGIQTVFARTEGLSELQETVKDLKKNMTVEGGTRYLEALIDEHNKKVRKLERLTAVYQQSMEHYRNESKMEYRDLTERMNKEAGVVKLLHQSLYDNITSDVQQATSHLNTSFKHAADEVRQRMQVMEDSNLLLQIDLSSFERQLKSKTSKLEDSFKQLEVDVNDIKQKTRNLQRSMGSLESTHDQLVQASNATSKEVATLKMEVKLNVLNDWLPYNFDHAKSRTDCFGDQFVRRSTFKTGRLVGVVLCSRDRYKIFLGQSLTDTFKNIGDDVGMGEDHCQFVGATDVSKVKVSPFASSMETEQGYVRAHWGEEPRPELISFIRPSPLWYECGVSVP; from the exons ATGGCGCTGATGACGTCAGGCAGGCGCCTGTTGGTGCTGACTACCGTGCTGTCCATGGGGCGCCTGGTGCTGCCGGCCGCGGGGCTGGACTTCCACGGAATGGAAGACAACTGTATCCTGAGTTTTGTGGTGCCGCGTGACAAGGTCAAGTCGTCGTGCGACATGGAGGAGCGCGTGACGCGGCGCCTGAACGCCATGGAGACCAAGGTAGCGCTGTATAAGCAACACATGCAGGAGCTGCAGGAGCAGCTACAGAAGGAGCGACAGATCAACAGCGAACGGCTGCACCAGATGGAGGAGCGGGTCAACCGGCAGGTCAAGCCTGTTCAGGAGACAGATGGCCTCCTACAGAAGCGCATTTTGTCGCTGGAGGAGGAAGTTAGGAAACTGCGGGCGGCGCCGgcaacatcatcgtcgtcgtcgtctttccCCTCGTCATCTGCTTTTCATAAGGAAGTTATATCCAACAGCCTGCGGGACTCAGAGGCCATAGTGGTGAGTGGACGAAGTCTGGACGAACAGAAGACACTGCAAAGCCTGGTGAAGGCGCTGGTGCACTCGGAGGTCAAGGTCTTGCTTGACAATTACACACAATACAACCAGGTCATCAACGTCGTGCCCCGCGTGGACAGCACGCGCAACTGGGAGGTGCAGGAagaagggaggggagaggagggaggtAGGGAAAAGACCCtggtagcagacgacagtcacTCACTGACGACTGCACCGGCTGAGCTACGAGCGGATTCCACCAAGAACTTAGCTCTCACCGACGATGTAACCAACATCGTCGAGCAGATCAACTCGACAAGAAGGCAGATAACGGAGGAAGTGGAGATCATCTTCAGGAACATCACATCGGGCCCCGTGGTGTTGGAGACAACGGCACTCGAGAAAGGGGACGAATCTTCCCGCAAGTCGCCAGACACGGGCGAGGCGGGCAGTGGCACGGTGCCTGAGAACCTCGGTGAGGTCAGCGGGGTTCTGACCTTCACCGACGCGGACAACGGTCCCACGGAACACACCACACAGACCAACTTGCACGTGCCCACCGGTGAGGTCATCGTCAAAGAGGTCGCGGACGCTCCTCAGGCTCGCATGCACGGCAAAGGGGGCAAGGCGACTGCAGACGGCCAGGGACAAACGGCCGTGCAGCAGGGGGAGCAGCAGAAAACTGACCGCAGCCAACAGGAGGAGAGCATGTTGCGCGATCACAGTCAGCTGCTTCAGCAAAACGAGCTGCTGAAGACGGAGATCCAGCGCATCCTTCAGCAGAAGATGGACGAGATCCTGGACCTGGTCTCCAAGCGCTATGCTGTGGTGCAGTCACGTTTAGACGACCAGGAGAAGCGCTTGCAACAACTGGAGCAGCGAATGACGGACAGCGTTAAGCAGTTGGAAGAG AGTGTGAAAGGGCTGCAGCTGGAGATGACGTCAGCATCTCAAGGCATCCAGACTGTCTTCGCGCGCACCGAGGGCCTATCTGAGCTACAGGAGACGGTGAAAGACCTCAAGAAAAACATGACTGTGGAGGGCGGAACTCGCTACCTAGAGGCCTTGATAGACGAACATAACAAGAAG GTGCGGAAGCTGGAGCGCCTGACGGCGGTGTACCAACAGTCGATGGAGCATTACCGCAATGAGTCCAAGATGGAGTATCGCGACTTGACGGAGCGCATGAACAAAGAGGCCGGCGTGGTCAAACTCCTGCACCAGTCCCTGTACGACAACATTACCAGTGATGTCCAACAGGCGACCAGCCACCTCAACACCTCTTTCAAACACGCCGCCGATGAAGTCAGACAGCGCATGCAG GTGATGGAGGACAGCAACCTGCTGCTGCAGATCGACTTGTCTAGCTTCGAGAGGCAGCTCAAGTCCAAGACCTCCAAACTGGAGGACAGCTTCAAACAGCTGGAAGTGGATGTCAACGACATCAAGCAGAAGACCCGGAACCTGCAGAGAAGCATGGGAAGCCTGGAGTCCACGCACGACCAGCTGGTGCAGGCGTCCAACGCCACGTCCAAGGAGGTGGCAACGCTCAAAATGGAGGTCAAGCTTAATGTGCTGAACGACTGGCTTCCGTACAACTTCGACCATGCCAAGTCACGCACTGACTGCTTCGGGGaccagttcgtgcgacgctccACTTTCAAGACCGGTCGACTGGTAGGAGTCGTGCTGTGCAGCCGCGATCGCTACAAGATCTTTCTGGGCCAGAGTCTGACGGATACCTTCAAGAACATCGGTGACGACGTTGGCATGGGAGAAGACCACTGCCAGTTCGTGGGCGCTACGGATGTTTCTAAGGTCAAAGTCAGCCCATTCGCTTCTTCCATGGAAACTGAGCAAG GTTACGTGCGCGCGCACTGGGGAGAGGAACCCAGGCCAGAACTGATCAGCTTCATCAGACCCTCGCCCTTGTGGTACGAATGCGGCGTGTCTGTCCCATGA
- the LOC112558523 gene encoding uncharacterized protein LOC112558523, protein MDKKFCLTRREKFKELKEAGVERGLVGKDLWQYVDRELDKWWEEKKEEKDRVEREREREYAEREKERERRRAEREREYAEREKERERRRAEREKELEEREKELVMREFIEMLEEICEEKGKTEEESRKFIEYNLKGCRWGTIAEEREEKTRVEEEDRVARERARERVKSQKAGKEKEERTKREKEQEFLREVCRLGRVSLDDSDPAEAVTYRSERGVVAAVSCSRYGGAGHDPRSCPQQSERLRRSVGVKCYSCGVVGHYARSCPRGYELREAVTTRGEKLASEVDASNAYASDRSATDVQVSDVGPGDAVTSGAYTSGRNAADVKVNEVNPSKEEARGVETGEQASGKEGVFPGGGTTRERGGLGGVDFPNLLVSQAEHSHAVRQLQVQDQGLRKTRELVSGTRALQAAGSGDRERRVPVGRADLLQAGDTGKLEEQVPAVVKEPLQTGDGGSLGGQVPTVVRGPLQAVDNGHREMWEPTVFEVPLQTGDTGNLEEQVPAVREVLLQPEDCGSPKRLVPTGKSGTDWHRLVQTKDGADPGGQDPKVFEVPVQTGDTSDPEWGVLAVRCVPVIADGESGLGVKPAVSPAKRDGEVWVTIQTVVVKVSPTLAECVETPRSDRTFGAVQMKRHDEMQLEVQQLEEAIRRSNTTYEAAKRLEQAKQKELQDLLRAIADREREHKDARKALNRVRKKIRKEENKLNKLVSNTNTTLGRIRTDLVSKQELDKTSQTRLQRRKEASEMYANEKFGEVQNPIHKLEKKIGERNKGKNEVAKTLSALVEGAQRLHKDAAEVQALLREEQAWSGNTLTDIQQQWGPRKQHPHQNQERRRAQAEVAAKPRVVQQVSSPVNKSSSQLKLTYAMQKLEQNELENLRTQLAEETSDSERVRVGVKMHYQLKARVKSPTMHQTGGLHDLSRVSKPANQQGKGSRSVTGEGTLLTAGSDRTSRDVNKKGGAASVEIGETLFASGGQRERVQRDQKRVAVPLMRTPRVGPVWPTSTRCSCNEQ, encoded by the coding sequence ATGGATAAGAAATTCTGTCTAACGCGCCGTGAAAAGTTTAAGGAGTTGAAAGAAGCCGGAGTAGAGCGTGGGCTAGTAGGAAAAGATTTATGGCAGTATGTAGACAGAGAGTTGGACAAAtggtgggaagaaaaaaaagaggagaaagatcGAGTCGAGCGCGAGCGCGAAAGAGAGTACGCTGAACGCGAGAAAGAGCGCGAGAGGAGGAGAGCTGAGCGCGAGAGAGAGTACGCTGAACGCGAGAAAGAACGCGAGAGGAGGAGAGCTGAGCGCGAGAAAGAGCTAGAAGAACGCGAGAAAGAGCTAGTAATGCGCGAGTTTATAGAGATGTTAGAAGAAATCTGCGAAGAGAAAGGTAAAACTGAGGAAGAGTCACGAAAGTTTATAGAGTACAATTTAAAGGGCTGTCGCTGGGGAACGATAGccgaagagagagaggaaaagactAGAGTAGAGGAGGAAGATAGAGTTGCACGCGAACGCGCGCGAGAACGGGTCAAAAGCCAGAAGGctggaaaggaaaaggaagagcGAACAAAGCGTGAGAAAGAGCAAGAATTTCTGAGAGAGGTGTGCCGGTTAGGCAGAGTCAGCTTAGATGACAGTGATCCGGCCGAGGCAGTTACTTACAGGTCAGAGCGCGGGGTGGTGGCCGCTGTTAGCTGTTCTAGGTATGGGGGTGCAGGGCATGACCCGAGGTCTTGTCCCCAACAGTCCGAGAGGCTGAGGAGATCTGTAGGTGTGAAGTGTTACAGCTGCGGGGTGGTAGGGCACTATGCGCGCAGTTGTCCCCGTGGTTATGAGTTACGTGAGGCTGTAACCACGAGGGGGGAGAAGCTAGCTAGCGAGGTAGATGCTAGCAACGCATACGCTAGTGACAGGAGTGCTACCGATGTACAGGTTAGCGACGTAGGGCCTGGCGATGCGGTGACCAGCGGCGCGTATACTAGTGGTAGAAATGCTGCTGATGTTAAGGTTAACGAAGTGAATCCTAGCAAGGAAGAAGCTAGAGGAGTAGAAACTGGCGAGCAGGCCAGCGGGAAGGAGGGGGTTTTCCCAGGAGGGGGGACTACCCGTGAGAGAGGAGGGTTAGGAGGTGTAGATTTTCCTAATCTCCTCGTGAGCCAAGCCGAGCACAGTCACGCTGTTAGGCAACTGCAGGTACAGGACCAGGGTCTTAGGAAGACGCGAGAGCTGGTTAGCGGTACTAGGGCATTGCAGGCAGCAGGAAGTGGCGATCGCGAGAGGCGAGTGCCGGTTGGTAGAGCGGATCTGCTGCAGGCGGGTGACACTGGCAAACTTGAGGAACAAGTGCCAGCTGTCGTTAAAGAACCGCTGCAGACAGGCGACGGTGGTAGTCTTGGAGGTCAAGTGCCAACCGTCGTTAGAGGGCCGCTGCAGGCGGTTGACAACGGCCATCGTGAGATGTGGGAGCCGACTGTCTTTGAGGTGCCGTTGCAGACGGGAGACACTGGCAATCTTGAGGAACAGGTGCCAGCTGTCAGAGAAGTACTGTTGCAGCCAGAGGACTGTGGCAGTCCGAAGAGACTGGTGCCAACTGGCAAGAGTGGTACAGACTGGCACCGGCTGGTACAAACCAAAGACGGCGCTGATCCTGGAGGCCAGGATCCAAAGGTCTTTGAGGTGCCAGTGCAGACAGGAGACACTAGCGATCCCGAGTGGGGGGTGCTAGCTGTCCGCTGCGTCCCAGTGATCGCAGACGGCGAGTCGGGCCTAGGTGTGAAACCGGCAGTATCGCCAGCGAAGAGGGACGGGGAGGTGTGGGTGACTATACAGACAGTGGTTGTCAAAGTAAGCCCCACACTCGCAGAATGTGTGGAAACTCCCAGAAGTGACCGCACGTTTGGAGCCGTACAGATGAAGAGGCACGACGAGATGCAACTGGAGGTGCAGCAGCTGGAGGAAGCCATTCGTCGCAGCAATACAACATATGAAGCGGCGAAGAGACTGGAGCAAGCAAAGCAGAAAGAGTTGCAAGATTTGCTTCGAGCGATTGCCGACAGAGAGCGGGAACATAAAGACGCCCGAAAGGCTCTGAATCGTGTGcggaagaaaattagaaaagaggaaaacaaactcaacaaGTTAGTGTCTAATACAAACACCACCCTGGGTCGGATCCGGACAGATCTGGTCAGTAAGCAAGAGCTGGACAAAACAAGTCAGACACGTCTACAGCGCAGAAAGGAGGCCAGCGAAATGTATGCAAATGAGAAGTTTGGTGAGGTGCAGAACCCTATTCATAAACTAGAGAAGAAGATTGGGGAACGCAACAAGGGGAAGAATGAAGTGGCCAAGACTTTGTCAGCGTTAGTAGAGGGAGCACAGAGGCTTCACAAGGACGCAGCCGAGGTGCAGGCTCTCTTAAGGGAAGAGCAAGCCTGGTCTGGAAACACACTGACTGACATCCAGCAACAGTGGGGGCCGAGGAAACAGCACCCACATCAAAATCAAGAGAGGCGGCGGGCACAGGCAGAAGTGGCAGCCAAGCCGCGGGTAGTGCAGCAGGTTTCCAGTCCCGTCAACAAAAGCAGTTCTCAGTTGAAGCTCACCTATGCGATGCAGAAGCTGGAGCAGAATGAGCTGGAGAACTTACGGACACAACTTGCAGAGGAAACGAGTGACTCTGAGAGAGTCCGAGTAGGTGTGAAAATGCACTATCAGTTGAAGGCGAGGGTAAAGTCGCCAACGATGCATCAGACTGGCGGCTTGCACGACCTAAGCCGGGTCAGCAAGCCAGCGAACCAGCAGGGTAAGGGGTCAAGAAGCGTGACCGGCGAAGGCACGCTCCTCACGGCTGGGTCAGATaggacatcacgtgatgtcaacAAGAAAGGTGGGGCCGCATCGGTAGAGATAGGTGAAACGCTTTTTGCCTCAGGTGGCCAGCGCGAAAGGGTGCAGCGTGACCAGAAGCGCGTAGCGGTGCCCTTGATGAGGACACCGCGAGTAGGTCCGGTGTGGCCAACGTCAACGCGTTGCTCATGTAATGAACAGTAG